A window from Megalobrama amblycephala isolate DHTTF-2021 linkage group LG21, ASM1881202v1, whole genome shotgun sequence encodes these proteins:
- the olfml3b gene encoding olfactomedin-like protein 3A encodes MRALQLLVLVLSGLVGAQQQALMDYLERRLLAIEDRISLWHEQTSRYASELREFKQQMVAQLEGLDKSKEALRSELDTVGTRVDRVEREMDYLDTQNGAQPCVDVDDKLVEQQVTVVKERNKAKYAKLTDCSDMISSIKAMKILKRVGGTKGMWTKDTGSATGKVYILNGTEDNTVHEFGTVRDFTSSQGTSGATSVQLPSAWRGMGHVIYNNQLYYLKQGEEMKLIKFDLQKNIVVDSAVFPAKNQLPVYSLNPETFIDLAVDEEGLWAIYATQENERHISLAKIDAKTLDVEQMWDTPCVRENAEAAFVICGTVYVVYNSKLPSRSRIQCVFDVSDMVTNDDAPHVYFPKRYGTHASLKYSPVEQLLYAWDDGYQILYKLQMKKKLEV; translated from the exons ATGAGAGCCCTCCAGCTCCTTGTCCTCGTTCTTTCTGGCCTGGTTGGAGCACAGCAGCAGGCCCTTATGGACTACTTGGAGAGAAGACTCCTTGCCATTGAG GATCGCATCTCCTTGTGGCATGAGCAGACCAGCCGCTACGCCTCTGAGCTGCGCGAGTTCAAGCAGCAGATGGTGGCACAGCTAGAGGGCCTGGACAAGAGTAAGGAGGCGCTGCGAAGTGAGTTGGACACGGTGGGAACACGCGTAGATCGCGTGGAGAGAGAGATGGACTACCTCGATACACAGAATGGTGCGCAGCCTTGCGTGGACGTGGATGACAAGCTGGTGGAGCAGCAGGTGACGGTTGTCAAGGAGAGAAACAAAGCCAAGTACGCCAAGCTTACAG actGTAGTGACATGATCTCCAGCATCAAAGCCATGAAGATCCTCAAACGAGTTGGTGGCACTAAGGGAATGTGGACCAAAGACACAGGAAGTGCCACCGGGAAGGTATACATCTTAAACGGGACAGAGGATAATACAGTGCATGAATTTGGTACAGTCCGTGATTTCACTTCCTCCCAAGGCACTTCTGGGGCCACCAGTGTCCAGCTCCCTTCAGCCTGGCGTGGTATGGGCCATGTGATCTACAACAACCAGCTTTATTATCTGAAGCAGGGTGAGGAGATGAAACTAATAAAGTTTGATCTTCAGAAGAACATAGTTGTGGACAGTGCTGTATTTCCAGCTAAAAACCAGCTCCCAGTGTACAGCCTGAATCCTGAGACCTTCATCGATTTAGCAGTGGACGAAGAGGGTCTGTGGGCCATCTACGCCACACAGGAGAATGAGAGGCACATCTCTTTGGCCAAGATAGACGCTAAAACACTAGACGTTGAGCAGATGTGGGACACCCCTTGTGTGAGGGAGAATGCGGAAGCAGCGTTCGTCATCTGTGGTACTGTCTACGTGGTCTATAACTCCAAACTACCCAGCCGCTCCCGAAttcagtgtgtgtttgatgtCAGTGACATGGTAACAAATGACGACGCTCCACATGTATACTTTCCCAAACGATACGGCACTCATGCCAGCCTCAAATACAGCCCTGTGGAGCAGCTGCTCTACGCTTGGGACGATGGCTATCAAATCCTCTACAAACTCCAAATGAAAAAGAAACTGGAGGTGTAG